The DNA segment GTGTTGACAGGGGTCGTAGTCATCTAGCTAATCTCCGTAAAGCCGCGCAGATGATCTAATTCAGCATAATCAGGTGGGGTGGTGTCAATAGCTCGGCCGGTTCGCACAACCACTCGATCGTGCTGCGATCGCGACAGTAACTCACTAAAAGTGCGCCCCTTGAACAAAATCAAATCAGCGGGTAGACCCGCGCCAATGCGCCCAATCTCAGGCAGTTGCATCAAATCAGCGGGGGTTGTGGCGATCGCACGGGGCCAGTCACCATAGGGGCGATCTAAATGAGCAATCTTGGTTGAGAGTGTGAAGACTTCCAGACAATCATGATCGCCAAAGCCATGAAATGGGTCACGGCAATTGTCACTAGCGATCGCCACGGGAATGCCTTGTTGCCGCAGTTCATGCAGTAGAGTCACCCCCCGCCAACGCGGAGTCCGTTGAGGTACACGGTCTTGCAGATACAAATTGCACAGCGGCAAACTGACAATACCGATCTGAGCTTGCCGCACCAAACTCAACGTCTCCGCCACTTCTTCAGGGTTTTGGACTGACAAACTACAGCAGTGCCCGCAGACAATCTGCCCCGTGAACTCGTGACGCAGGGCTGCTGCTGCCACTTGCCTCAGCGTTTTGCTGTCTGGGTCGTCGGTTTCGTCGGTATGGAAATCTAAATTCAGTCCTCGCTCCTGAGCTAAGACGAACACGCGATCCAATTGAGCATCTAGTTCTGGATGAACAGGCGCAAATCCTCCCAACACTCCTCCCAACTCTGCTATTTTGTCTGCCAGAGCTTCTCCTTCGGGGGTGAGAAACATTTCTAGAGGAGCGAGGCAAACGGCTTGCAGTATTAGGCGATCGCGCCACTCCTGCTGGAGCAACCGAAACGCTTCAAAACTCTGCTGGGAAAACTCCCCGATCGCATCAATGTGAGTCCGAATAGCTCGCGTGCCGTGGGCGTAGCTGCACTTGAGACCAAACTCCATCCGCCGATACACATCTTCCAAGTCCCAATGTTGAGTGGCATCCTTCTCGACTGTGGTCAACGCACTGGCAAACGTGCCGTCAGGATTTGTTGCTC comes from the Trichocoleus sp. FACHB-46 genome and includes:
- a CDS encoding cytosine deaminase, with protein sequence MLPTSDHYWLLNAHIPVCLLAGDRPEIAAQQNADGLALVNLEIRAGLVEAIQVARSRPNPNQETSPLPSLDLRGGQVWPCFVDIHTHLDKGHIWERATNPDGTFASALTTVEKDATQHWDLEDVYRRMEFGLKCSYAHGTRAIRTHIDAIGEFSQQSFEAFRLLQQEWRDRLILQAVCLAPLEMFLTPEGEALADKIAELGGVLGGFAPVHPELDAQLDRVFVLAQERGLNLDFHTDETDDPDSKTLRQVAAAALRHEFTGQIVCGHCCSLSVQNPEEVAETLSLVRQAQIGIVSLPLCNLYLQDRVPQRTPRWRGVTLLHELRQQGIPVAIASDNCRDPFHGFGDHDCLEVFTLSTKIAHLDRPYGDWPRAIATTPADLMQLPEIGRIGAGLPADLILFKGRTFSELLSRSQHDRVVVRTGRAIDTTPPDYAELDHLRGFTEIS